The following are from one region of the Halodesulfurarchaeum sp. HSR-GB genome:
- the uvrA gene encoding excinuclease ABC subunit UvrA, with the protein MSEETIEVRGAEEHNLKDLDVSIPRETLTVVTGLSGSGKSSLAFDTVYAEGQRRYIESLSAYARNFLGQMDKPQVESVDGLSPAISIDQKNAANNPRSTVGTVTELHDYLRLLYARVGVPHCPECGREVGEQSPQQMVRRILEFPEGTRAKIAAPIVRDQKGAFEDLFDDLLGEGYARVEVDGEPYDLATEMPELDENYDHTIDVIVDRVKVSEDARSRITDSVETALEEADGVLKVILPDPPADVDVGSTARSTGDLAAEDDEESVAVEFSEELACVHCGIDLPEIETRSFSFNSPHGACPACEGLGETKEVSEALVVTDPEKPLRSVFEPWSYDRSYYRNLLDNVAEHFDVSVETPFEELSSAVQEAFLWGTQEDVHFERRTKNGVRHKDEPFEGVIPNLERRYEETDSDRVRDHIEDYMSVTTCPVCEGSRLKAESRAVLVDGTSITEVNRMSVAEAHEHFEGMESTLSERDRTIAEEILKEIRARLGFMQEVGLDYLTLDREASTLSGGESQRIRLATQIGSGLVGVLYVLDEPSIGLHQRDNDRLLNTLAELRDLGNTLVVVEHDEETMWRADEIIDLGPGPGRHGGQVVAQGDPEDLMAASDSLTGDYLAGRKQIPVPETRREPEGHLSVRGARQHNLADLDVELPLSVFTAITGVSGSGKSTLMHDVLYKGLAREMNDNTSVVPGEHDDIEGLDAIESVRLIDQSPIGRTPRSNPATYTGVFDYVRERFAETKLAKQRGYDKGRFSFNVKGGRCEACGGQGTVTIEMNFLSDVEVPCEECGGARYNDETLDVTLREKTIADILDMTVEEALEFFEADSRISRRLQLLADVGLDYMRLGQPSTTLSGGEAQRIKLAEELGKQDSGETLYLLDEPTTGLHKADERKLIDVLHRLVEKGNSVVVIEHELDLVKNADHVIDLGPEGGERGGEVVAAGTPETIATNDESYTGRYLRDKLPTVELDGPRAGDRPTGRASGD; encoded by the coding sequence AAACTTCCTCGGGCAGATGGACAAGCCACAGGTCGAATCGGTCGATGGGCTCTCGCCGGCTATCTCGATCGACCAGAAGAACGCCGCGAACAACCCACGATCGACGGTCGGGACCGTGACCGAACTCCACGACTACCTCCGCCTGCTGTACGCCCGGGTCGGCGTCCCACACTGTCCGGAGTGTGGTCGCGAGGTCGGCGAGCAGAGCCCCCAGCAGATGGTCCGTCGCATCCTCGAATTTCCCGAAGGCACCCGGGCGAAGATCGCCGCGCCGATCGTCCGGGACCAGAAGGGGGCCTTCGAGGACCTGTTCGACGACCTCCTGGGCGAGGGCTACGCCCGCGTCGAAGTCGACGGCGAACCCTACGATCTCGCCACCGAGATGCCTGAACTCGACGAGAACTACGATCACACGATCGACGTGATCGTCGACCGGGTGAAAGTGAGCGAGGACGCCCGCTCGCGCATCACCGACTCGGTCGAGACCGCACTGGAAGAGGCCGATGGGGTGCTCAAGGTCATCCTCCCCGACCCGCCCGCGGACGTGGACGTGGGATCGACGGCCCGATCCACGGGCGACCTGGCGGCCGAGGACGACGAGGAATCGGTCGCGGTGGAGTTCTCCGAGGAGTTGGCCTGTGTCCACTGTGGCATCGACCTCCCCGAGATCGAGACTCGATCCTTCTCCTTCAACAGCCCACACGGGGCCTGTCCGGCCTGTGAAGGGCTCGGCGAGACCAAGGAGGTGAGCGAAGCCCTCGTGGTGACTGACCCGGAAAAGCCCCTGCGCTCCGTGTTCGAGCCCTGGAGTTACGACCGCTCGTACTACCGCAACCTGCTTGACAACGTGGCCGAGCACTTCGACGTGAGCGTCGAGACCCCCTTCGAAGAACTCTCCTCGGCCGTTCAGGAGGCTTTCCTCTGGGGGACCCAGGAGGACGTGCACTTCGAGCGCCGGACCAAAAACGGCGTCCGGCACAAGGACGAGCCCTTCGAGGGCGTCATTCCGAACCTGGAGCGCCGCTACGAGGAGACGGATTCGGACCGCGTGCGCGATCACATCGAGGACTACATGTCGGTCACTACCTGCCCGGTCTGTGAGGGCTCCCGCCTGAAGGCCGAGAGCCGGGCGGTCCTCGTCGACGGCACCTCGATCACCGAGGTCAACCGGATGAGCGTCGCGGAGGCCCACGAGCACTTCGAGGGCATGGAGTCGACACTCTCCGAGCGGGACCGAACGATCGCCGAGGAGATCCTCAAGGAGATCCGGGCCCGCCTGGGCTTCATGCAGGAGGTCGGCCTGGATTATCTCACCCTCGATCGGGAGGCCAGCACGCTCTCGGGTGGGGAGAGCCAGCGCATTCGGCTGGCGACCCAGATCGGGTCCGGGCTGGTCGGCGTCCTCTATGTCCTCGACGAGCCTTCCATCGGGCTCCACCAGCGGGACAACGACCGCCTCCTGAACACCCTGGCGGAGCTTCGGGACCTGGGCAACACGCTGGTCGTCGTCGAACACGACGAGGAGACGATGTGGCGGGCCGACGAGATAATTGATTTGGGCCCCGGCCCCGGTCGACACGGCGGCCAGGTCGTCGCACAGGGCGACCCCGAGGACCTGATGGCCGCGTCAGACTCGCTCACGGGGGACTACCTGGCTGGGCGAAAGCAGATTCCGGTCCCGGAGACTCGCCGGGAGCCCGAGGGCCACCTCTCGGTTCGAGGGGCTCGCCAGCACAACCTCGCTGACCTGGACGTGGAACTCCCGCTCTCGGTGTTCACGGCGATCACCGGCGTCTCTGGGTCGGGGAAGTCCACGCTCATGCACGACGTGCTCTACAAGGGTCTGGCCCGCGAGATGAACGACAACACCTCGGTCGTGCCGGGTGAGCACGACGACATCGAGGGGCTCGATGCGATCGAATCGGTGCGGCTGATCGATCAGTCCCCGATCGGGCGCACCCCCCGGTCGAACCCGGCGACCTACACCGGCGTCTTCGATTACGTCCGGGAGCGATTCGCGGAGACCAAACTCGCCAAACAGCGCGGCTACGACAAGGGTCGGTTCTCCTTCAACGTCAAGGGCGGCCGGTGTGAGGCCTGCGGTGGCCAGGGAACGGTCACCATCGAGATGAACTTCCTCTCGGACGTCGAGGTCCCCTGTGAGGAGTGTGGCGGGGCCCGGTACAACGACGAGACGCTTGACGTGACACTTCGCGAGAAGACCATCGCCGACATCCTGGACATGACCGTCGAGGAGGCCCTGGAGTTCTTCGAGGCGGACTCCCGGATCAGCCGGCGGCTCCAGTTGCTCGCGGACGTCGGCCTGGACTACATGCGCCTGGGCCAGCCCTCGACGACTCTCTCCGGCGGGGAGGCCCAGCGGATCAAACTCGCGGAGGAACTGGGGAAACAGGACTCGGGGGAAACCCTCTATCTCCTCGACGAACCCACGACGGGCCTGCACAAGGCCGACGAGCGCAAACTCATCGACGTCCTGCACCGGCTGGTCGAGAAGGGCAACAGCGTCGTCGTCATCGAGCACGAACTCGACCTGGTGAAAAACGCCGACCACGTGATCGACCTCGGGCCGGAAGGTGGGGAACGCGGTGGCGAGGTCGTCGCGGCCGGCACGCCGGAGACGATCGCGACGAACGACGAATCCTACACGGGCCGCTACCTCAGGGACAAACTCCCGACGGTGGAACTGGACGGTCCCCGGGCCGGCGACCGACCAACGGGTCGGGCCAGCGGGGACTGA
- a CDS encoding RNA ligase partner protein yields MAEEPLKQRFVVDTSAFLTEEIRREDEDLEAALERFVDLIADAKLELGISCYMPPSIQEELMRMLESRNVSEELRSRLNTWIIRKNPAHYEVMIPAEVVYEFVQEMSDRVDRGLRVSERAVRDAQEAEAADLDEHEYKTPTDEVISDLRDKYRRALRQGILDSREDFDLLVLAREMNAGVVTEDAGIINWAEEFGLRYMRGREFPHLLEEYLAAAQRSNEREE; encoded by the coding sequence ATGGCCGAGGAACCTCTCAAACAGCGGTTCGTCGTCGATACCTCCGCCTTTCTCACCGAGGAGATCCGCCGCGAGGACGAGGACCTGGAGGCGGCCCTCGAACGGTTCGTGGACCTGATCGCCGACGCGAAGCTCGAGCTGGGGATCTCCTGTTACATGCCGCCCTCGATCCAGGAGGAACTCATGCGGATGCTGGAGAGTCGGAACGTGAGCGAGGAACTGCGCTCACGGTTGAACACCTGGATCATCCGGAAGAACCCGGCCCACTACGAGGTGATGATTCCGGCGGAGGTCGTCTACGAGTTCGTCCAGGAGATGTCCGACCGCGTGGACCGGGGGCTACGAGTCTCCGAACGAGCCGTCCGGGACGCCCAGGAGGCAGAGGCCGCGGACCTGGACGAGCACGAGTACAAGACCCCGACCGACGAGGTCATCTCCGATCTGCGGGACAAGTATCGTCGGGCGCTCAGACAGGGCATTCTGGATTCGCGTGAGGATTTTGATCTGCTCGTGCTGGCCCGCGAGATGAACGCCGGCGTGGTGACCGAGGACGCGGGGATCATCAACTGGGCCGAGGAGTTCGGTCTGCGGTACATGCGCGGCCGGGAGTTTCCCCACCTGCTCGAAGAGTATCTGGCCGCCGCACAGCGCTCGAACGAACGTGAAGAGTGA
- a CDS encoding RNA ligase: protein MDEATLFGVDPEELSAVRSAFTEATYRGLEYAYLSSPTRGIERGTVRIADTLVRGYPSTPRVLMLDPGVPTFFDGPLAIEEKLNGYNVRIAHVGEPLAFTRSGRICPYTTRIAREQLALQAFFAAHPERMLCAEFVGPENPYTPHEYDVDSLEPRVFDVRHRETGRPMPVEQRRAIAERFGFPQPEWFGVVDPEDTDSIRDVITALDARGREGIVMQSTDGRDLLKYTTAATHRQDLESAFALPFDYGQQFLFSRLIREGFQAVEFDEDETAIRERAHGLGEAILEPMVETIRAVEAGETVGERHTVRGSESAVGELLIHLEEQGLSIEIEADRRQGGERNVEFVKLSNTTRDKIEHFLAGGTIDQ from the coding sequence ATGGACGAGGCCACCCTGTTCGGGGTCGATCCCGAGGAACTCTCGGCGGTCCGATCGGCGTTTACCGAGGCCACGTACCGGGGGCTGGAGTACGCGTATCTGAGCAGCCCGACCCGTGGCATCGAGCGCGGGACGGTCCGTATCGCCGACACGCTGGTCCGGGGCTATCCCAGCACGCCACGCGTGCTGATGCTCGATCCGGGCGTCCCGACGTTCTTCGATGGCCCACTCGCCATCGAGGAGAAACTCAACGGGTACAACGTCCGGATCGCCCACGTCGGCGAGCCCCTGGCCTTCACCCGGAGCGGGCGCATCTGCCCGTACACGACACGAATCGCCCGCGAGCAGTTGGCCCTGCAGGCCTTCTTCGCCGCCCATCCCGAGCGCATGCTGTGTGCGGAGTTCGTCGGGCCGGAGAACCCCTACACGCCCCACGAGTACGACGTCGACTCGCTGGAGCCGCGTGTCTTCGACGTGCGACACCGGGAGACTGGCCGGCCGATGCCGGTGGAACAACGCCGGGCCATCGCCGAGCGCTTTGGCTTTCCCCAGCCGGAATGGTTCGGGGTGGTTGACCCCGAAGACACCGACTCGATCCGGGACGTGATCACGGCACTCGATGCCCGTGGTCGGGAGGGGATCGTCATGCAGTCGACCGACGGCCGGGACCTCCTCAAGTACACGACCGCGGCCACCCACCGCCAGGATCTGGAATCGGCGTTTGCCCTGCCCTTCGACTACGGCCAGCAGTTTCTCTTCTCGCGGCTGATCCGTGAGGGATTCCAGGCCGTCGAATTCGACGAGGACGAGACGGCGATCCGGGAGCGGGCCCACGGCCTCGGTGAGGCGATCCTGGAACCGATGGTCGAGACGATCCGGGCCGTCGAGGCGGGCGAGACCGTCGGGGAGCGCCACACTGTTCGGGGCAGTGAAAGTGCGGTCGGCGAGTTGCTCATCCATCTGGAGGAGCAGGGACTCAGCATCGAGATCGAAGCCGACCGCCGGCAGGGCGGGGAGCGAAACGTCGAGTTCGTCAAGCTCTCGAATACCACCCGGGACAAGATCGAACACTTCCTCGCGGGCGGGACCATCGACCAGTAG
- a CDS encoding metallophosphoesterase, translating into MGAEAEDRVYYVISDLHIGGDEQLEAVEFLPELLDFLDRLAQTAENAELIINGDAFGLWEFTGIEGIEKFEALEERYPTLFEQLRETGANIPITLVPGNHDHELAAHEAYVERFAAYNVDLVVDQSIERVVGETRIHFEHGHQQDPNNRIEDWGNPHASPLGYYFNTLVTSRAGRLSDRGRFNWLKDVQAVTPTERIPAWLISKYFYREMNPLIRYALVPFLLLFNISAVLAVLAGLDLVGVWSWPVEWTTTALGQLGTAGTAIWFLLAVNVAVAGLLLLVGIPLYFLRRDVRQTVNRFGVFETDLTVNTVEPYEEAARAVFEAKPDTRIFCYGHTHRPSIRSVDDGLLVNTGTWLKRLHRREGVMGILPPVFYPTYQLSAVRIAAEPEGVTVEFEPIQKPNPTPEELTRTERFVTLGREPDPDLPDRAVLRTDQSRRE; encoded by the coding sequence ATGGGAGCCGAGGCCGAGGACCGGGTCTATTATGTCATCAGTGACCTCCACATCGGCGGCGACGAGCAACTCGAAGCCGTCGAGTTCCTCCCGGAGTTGCTGGACTTCCTCGACCGGCTGGCCCAAACAGCGGAAAACGCCGAACTGATCATCAACGGCGACGCCTTCGGGCTCTGGGAGTTCACGGGCATCGAGGGAATCGAGAAGTTCGAGGCCCTCGAAGAGCGGTACCCGACCCTTTTCGAACAGCTACGCGAGACCGGGGCAAACATCCCGATCACGCTGGTGCCGGGCAATCACGACCACGAACTCGCGGCCCACGAGGCGTACGTCGAGCGTTTTGCGGCCTACAACGTCGATCTGGTGGTCGACCAGTCCATCGAGCGCGTGGTGGGCGAGACCCGCATTCACTTCGAACACGGCCACCAGCAGGACCCGAACAACCGGATCGAGGACTGGGGCAATCCCCACGCGAGCCCGCTTGGCTACTACTTCAACACCCTCGTCACCAGCCGCGCGGGCCGGCTCTCCGACCGGGGACGGTTCAACTGGCTCAAGGACGTCCAGGCGGTCACGCCCACCGAGCGGATCCCGGCCTGGCTGATCTCGAAATATTTCTATCGTGAGATGAACCCGCTCATCCGCTACGCGCTGGTCCCGTTTCTCCTGCTTTTCAACATCAGTGCCGTTCTCGCGGTGCTGGCTGGCCTGGATCTCGTCGGGGTCTGGTCCTGGCCCGTGGAGTGGACCACGACCGCGCTGGGGCAGCTCGGGACCGCCGGGACCGCGATCTGGTTTCTCCTCGCGGTCAACGTGGCCGTCGCGGGCCTGCTCTTGCTCGTCGGCATCCCGCTTTACTTCCTCCGACGGGACGTCCGGCAAACCGTCAACCGCTTTGGCGTCTTCGAGACCGACCTGACCGTCAACACGGTCGAGCCCTACGAGGAAGCCGCGAGGGCCGTCTTCGAGGCCAAGCCCGACACGCGGATCTTCTGCTATGGCCACACTCACCGCCCGTCGATTCGGTCGGTTGATGACGGCCTGCTGGTCAACACCGGCACGTGGCTCAAACGACTCCACCGTCGCGAGGGCGTCATGGGAATCCTCCCGCCGGTCTTTTACCCGACCTACCAGCTCAGCGCCGTCCGCATCGCCGCCGAGCCCGAGGGCGTGACCGTCGAGTTCGAACCCATTCAGAAGCCAAATCCCACGCCCGAAGAACTCACGCGGACCGAGCGCTTTGTCACGCTGGGCCGCGAGCCGGATCCGGACCTTCCCGATCGGGCGGTCCTCCGGACCGACCAGTCACGGCGAGAGTGA
- a CDS encoding geranylgeranyl reductase family protein, which produces MIDVAVVGLGPAGAHYARRAAQQGQSVLAFERGSVGEPLACSGHVSRDLWEFLPDAAPDRLRQHEIRGARFHVTSEDDGYRFYRDEPISNAIDRVDLDRLLVELAAEAGAEIRTNHLVTAVEEGPESVSLTVQGPDGVERVEAAMVVGADGPQSTVRRELGLPDPETFLVGTLRHVPEPDHGDHVDVYLTVPTFFTWRIPRGDAGVEYGLAAPPGYDVVDHLDTRLAGHGVPDGERFGGQIPIGPPERVHTDRAILVGDAAGQTKPFTGGGILYGLRAAEIAAQRLDPNDLDTAAYEQAWRAELGTEIRLGRWLRRAYSLPDPLARLGLSALAGEIDVHMDEPSSLFSKDALGTLFRG; this is translated from the coding sequence ATGATCGACGTTGCCGTCGTCGGGCTGGGGCCTGCGGGGGCCCACTACGCCCGCCGTGCGGCCCAGCAGGGCCAGTCAGTGCTCGCCTTCGAGCGTGGCTCGGTCGGCGAGCCACTCGCCTGCTCCGGGCACGTGAGCCGCGACCTCTGGGAGTTCCTGCCCGATGCGGCCCCGGATCGACTCCGGCAGCACGAGATCCGCGGGGCTCGCTTTCACGTCACTTCCGAGGACGACGGCTATCGGTTCTACCGGGACGAGCCCATCTCGAATGCGATCGACCGGGTCGACCTGGACCGACTGCTCGTGGAGCTGGCCGCCGAGGCCGGGGCCGAAATTCGAACGAACCACCTCGTGACGGCCGTCGAAGAAGGGCCCGAGAGCGTCTCGCTCACCGTGCAGGGCCCTGACGGTGTCGAACGGGTGGAGGCCGCGATGGTCGTCGGGGCCGACGGCCCACAGTCGACGGTCAGGCGTGAACTCGGGCTCCCTGACCCTGAGACGTTCCTCGTGGGCACACTGCGTCACGTGCCCGAACCGGACCACGGCGACCACGTTGATGTCTACCTGACGGTCCCCACCTTTTTCACCTGGCGCATCCCCCGCGGGGACGCCGGCGTCGAGTATGGGCTTGCAGCCCCGCCCGGCTACGACGTGGTCGACCACCTCGACACCCGGCTGGCCGGGCATGGTGTGCCAGACGGCGAGCGCTTCGGGGGGCAAATCCCGATCGGGCCGCCCGAGCGGGTGCACACGGACCGGGCGATCTTGGTGGGAGACGCGGCGGGCCAGACCAAACCGTTCACCGGCGGCGGGATCCTCTACGGGCTCCGGGCCGCCGAGATCGCCGCCCAGCGGCTCGACCCGAACGATCTGGACACGGCGGCGTACGAACAAGCCTGGCGGGCCGAACTCGGGACCGAGATCAGGCTGGGGCGGTGGCTCAGACGGGCCTACTCGCTTCCCGACCCGCTGGCTCGACTGGGACTGTCGGCACTCGCCGGCGAGATCGACGTGCACATGGACGAACCCTCGTCGCTTTTCTCGAAAGACGCACTTGGGACGCTTTTTCGGGGCTAG
- a CDS encoding DUF6432 family protein — protein sequence MKLRQEHRDREETEVAVLQALADRHEEGMTVFELRSIVGADIDDLEAALSGLQSAGLVSIDHDAERAVFVVAESAIEAERSEPEPGFFEWLRELIGF from the coding sequence ATGAAGCTCCGCCAGGAGCATCGAGATCGCGAGGAGACCGAAGTAGCCGTCCTCCAGGCTCTCGCCGATCGCCACGAGGAAGGGATGACCGTCTTCGAACTGCGATCGATCGTGGGGGCCGACATCGACGACCTGGAGGCCGCCCTCTCGGGATTGCAGTCAGCGGGGCTCGTCTCGATCGACCACGACGCGGAACGAGCGGTCTTCGTGGTGGCCGAGTCGGCGATCGAAGCCGAACGGAGCGAGCCCGAGCCCGGATTTTTCGAGTGGCTCCGGGAGCTGATCGGGTTCTAG
- a CDS encoding DUF5611 family protein, whose amino-acid sequence MKEYKMRRGEYLEERVPDLQAKIEEYFGPVAGTEEFEGVEMYVVEDPSNPVFDRILAGRSDYGSKKDRLAVHFDERPAEEVIAAGQADAAAEAVDLKNEFLLEVTGRDAKSRRESMKRTVEDSDDVPEEV is encoded by the coding sequence ATGAAGGAGTACAAGATGCGTCGGGGGGAGTACCTCGAGGAGCGAGTGCCGGACCTGCAGGCGAAAATCGAGGAGTACTTCGGCCCGGTCGCGGGCACCGAGGAGTTCGAAGGCGTCGAAATGTACGTCGTCGAGGACCCGTCGAACCCGGTCTTCGACCGCATTTTGGCCGGCCGATCCGATTACGGTTCCAAGAAGGACCGGCTTGCGGTCCACTTCGATGAGCGACCGGCCGAGGAGGTCATCGCGGCGGGCCAGGCCGACGCGGCCGCCGAGGCTGTCGACCTGAAAAACGAGTTCCTGCTCGAAGTCACCGGCCGGGACGCCAAGTCCCGCCGCGAATCGATGAAGCGAACCGTCGAGGACTCCGACGACGTCCCCGAAGAAGTCTGA
- the sepF gene encoding cell division protein SepF, with protein sequence MGFMDRILGGESRSTGDYVELDLEDVAADAETKMQLHIAEIDGQEDVIAIKDAVYDGDLVVAEITRLRTEDPTIDHAIDELRETAKEVGGDIVKKGDDQIIITPTGVGISREKLNR encoded by the coding sequence ATGGGATTCATGGATCGCATCCTCGGGGGCGAAAGCCGGAGTACCGGGGACTACGTGGAACTGGACCTGGAGGACGTGGCCGCCGACGCGGAGACGAAGATGCAACTTCACATCGCCGAGATCGACGGTCAGGAGGACGTGATCGCGATCAAGGACGCCGTCTACGACGGGGACCTCGTCGTCGCGGAGATCACGCGGCTGCGCACCGAGGACCCGACCATCGATCACGCGATCGACGAACTCCGGGAGACCGCAAAGGAGGTCGGCGGCGACATCGTCAAGAAAGGCGACGACCAGATCATCATCACGCCGACGGGCGTGGGCATCAGCCGAGAAAAACTCAACCGATAA
- a CDS encoding RNA-binding protein: MEVSSRHHLRSDEVAAIEDTLANTLGIEVTAEAFELAELTDADFDVGLIDGDALVWYPDDEPFLTVKGANVYEPTNHVVTVDTGAISFVSDGADVMRPGITEADPDIEAGDLVIIVEESHGKALAIGRALTDGEDMVGEAGKVVESLHHVGDELFEFEV; encoded by the coding sequence ATGGAAGTTTCGTCCCGCCATCACCTCCGGAGCGACGAAGTGGCGGCCATCGAGGACACGCTGGCGAACACCCTCGGGATCGAGGTCACCGCTGAAGCCTTCGAACTGGCCGAACTGACAGATGCGGACTTCGACGTCGGCCTTATCGACGGCGATGCCCTCGTGTGGTATCCCGACGACGAGCCGTTTCTCACGGTCAAGGGCGCGAACGTCTACGAACCGACAAATCACGTCGTGACCGTCGACACCGGCGCGATCTCCTTCGTGAGCGACGGCGCGGACGTGATGCGCCCGGGCATCACCGAGGCCGACCCCGACATCGAGGCGGGGGATCTCGTCATCATCGTCGAGGAGTCCCACGGCAAGGCCCTGGCGATCGGGCGCGCGCTGACCGACGGCGAGGACATGGTCGGCGAGGCGGGCAAGGTCGTCGAGTCATTACACCACGTCGGCGACGAACTCTTCGAGTTCGAAGTGTGA
- a CDS encoding ribonuclease R gives MTDQQAEAGTAEGQGPVEISPDLADRLAAKREDLFEKFEIPEGFPAAVREEADEITDDVQPEVESELETRTDLRDMTTWTTDPIDAQDFDDALSIEERDDEFVLWVHIADVTHYVRPGTAMWEEALRRGNTVYLPGHTVHMLPPILAETVCSLVAEEDRLAHTVEMHLDKETLSFEDIEIYKSVIQSDARLTYTEAVDRLEDPDAELHDEIELVWEVTDQLHEQRKADGSLVLNPRRDKAHTIIEEAMLKANKAVTHELMWNRGVEAVYRVHPQPSPDEWDEALREIQELEGVSIPGDSWDDPRKAVNATLEQAPERQLGKIQWAVMKVMPRAKYMNDPFGGHHALNFEIYGHFTSPIRRMSDLVNHWIVYQNDVPENLIELCDRASERQKAAEQCEREYENFLEEVGLNPDAVTNRGLEILADD, from the coding sequence ATGACGGACCAGCAGGCCGAGGCGGGCACTGCCGAGGGGCAGGGACCGGTCGAGATCAGCCCGGATCTCGCGGATCGACTCGCCGCGAAACGCGAGGACCTCTTCGAGAAGTTCGAGATCCCCGAAGGGTTCCCGGCGGCCGTCCGCGAGGAGGCCGACGAGATCACCGACGACGTCCAGCCCGAGGTCGAATCCGAACTCGAAACGCGAACCGACCTGCGGGACATGACGACCTGGACGACCGACCCCATCGACGCCCAGGACTTCGACGACGCGCTCTCGATCGAGGAACGGGACGACGAGTTCGTCCTCTGGGTGCACATCGCCGACGTGACCCACTACGTCCGCCCGGGGACGGCCATGTGGGAGGAGGCGCTGCGACGGGGGAACACGGTCTATCTCCCGGGGCATACCGTCCACATGCTCCCGCCGATCCTCGCCGAGACGGTCTGCTCACTCGTCGCCGAGGAGGATCGCCTCGCCCACACCGTCGAGATGCACCTCGACAAGGAGACCCTCTCCTTCGAGGACATCGAGATCTACAAGTCGGTCATCCAGAGTGACGCCCGGCTCACCTACACGGAGGCCGTCGATCGGCTGGAGGACCCGGATGCAGAACTTCACGACGAGATCGAACTGGTCTGGGAGGTCACCGACCAGCTACACGAACAGCGGAAGGCAGATGGCTCGCTCGTGTTGAATCCCCGCCGGGACAAGGCCCACACGATCATCGAGGAGGCGATGCTCAAGGCCAACAAGGCCGTGACCCACGAGTTGATGTGGAATCGCGGGGTCGAGGCCGTCTATCGCGTGCACCCCCAGCCCTCCCCCGACGAGTGGGACGAGGCGCTGCGGGAGATCCAGGAACTGGAGGGGGTCTCCATTCCCGGGGACTCCTGGGACGACCCGCGGAAGGCCGTCAACGCGACTCTGGAGCAGGCCCCCGAGCGCCAACTCGGCAAGATCCAGTGGGCGGTCATGAAGGTCATGCCCCGGGCGAAGTACATGAACGACCCCTTCGGCGGCCACCACGCGCTGAACTTCGAGATCTACGGGCACTTCACCAGCCCGATCCGGCGGATGAGCGACCTGGTCAACCACTGGATCGTCTACCAGAACGACGTGCCGGAGAACCTCATCGAACTCTGTGATCGAGCTTCGGAGCGACAGAAAGCCGCCGAACAGTGCGAACGGGAGTACGAGAACTTCCTCGAAGAGGTGGGGCTGAATCCCGACGCGGTCACGAATCGCGGGCTCGAAATCCTCGCGGACGACTAG
- a CDS encoding prenyltransferase, which yields METLSATDRVQGYLQVARAPFLALPVTLILLGSAAAVVAGGFDPVAAILAFVGLLSLHVSINARNEYRDYQSGVDHETDPTPFSGGSKTLPEGELEPVAAKRLATVTAGIGAVIGGYFIVEVGLLLVPITIVGAISVLFYTSHLTRYGLGELFAGLGLGGLPVLGTGLVQVGSITPEMLVASVPATLLTFNLLLLNEFPDVAADRRGDRQNLIHRLGRSAAGWIYVAAGLGVPLAIVAGWAGGVFPAWGLLGILPSLLLARPARWAITEPDTDLPVGAQRDNVLWILATNAVLALGLIVPSFV from the coding sequence ATGGAAACGTTATCCGCGACGGATCGCGTCCAGGGCTATCTCCAGGTGGCCCGGGCCCCGTTTCTGGCGCTTCCGGTGACCCTGATCCTCCTGGGTTCGGCAGCGGCCGTCGTCGCCGGCGGGTTCGACCCGGTGGCGGCAATCCTGGCGTTCGTGGGGCTGCTCTCCCTGCACGTCTCGATCAACGCCCGCAACGAGTACCGTGACTACCAGTCCGGGGTTGACCACGAGACCGACCCGACCCCGTTCAGCGGCGGCAGCAAGACCCTCCCCGAGGGCGAACTCGAACCGGTCGCAGCCAAACGCCTGGCGACGGTCACTGCCGGTATCGGAGCGGTGATCGGGGGCTACTTCATCGTCGAGGTAGGGCTGTTGCTCGTCCCGATCACCATCGTGGGCGCTATCAGCGTGCTCTTCTACACGAGCCACCTGACCCGCTATGGCCTGGGCGAGCTCTTCGCCGGGCTCGGGCTAGGTGGGCTGCCGGTGCTCGGCACTGGACTGGTCCAGGTCGGGTCGATCACGCCCGAAATGCTCGTGGCCAGCGTCCCGGCGACGCTGTTGACCTTCAACCTGCTCCTCCTCAACGAATTTCCGGACGTGGCGGCCGACCGGCGGGGCGATCGGCAAAACCTGATTCACCGGCTCGGACGGTCGGCAGCGGGCTGGATCTACGTCGCCGCCGGGCTTGGTGTGCCACTCGCGATCGTCGCCGGCTGGGCGGGTGGGGTCTTCCCGGCCTGGGGACTGCTCGGAATCCTTCCGTCGCTGTTACTCGCCCGACCGGCCCGCTGGGCCATCACCGAACCGGACACCGACCTCCCAGTCGGGGCCCAGCGTGACAACGTCCTCTGGATCCTGGCGACGAATGCGGTCCTCGCGCTGGGACTGATCGTGCCCAGTTTCGTCTAG